In Xanthocytophaga agilis, the following are encoded in one genomic region:
- the cydB gene encoding cytochrome d ubiquinol oxidase subunit II — protein METILGLDLPTWWFLVVGGLFSGYAILDGFDLGAGALHLFFNKEESRRIVLNAVGPVWDGNEVWIVIGGGALFAGFPLVYASVFSAFYIPFMLFLVMLIFRAISIEFRSKEPMRWWRQLWDINYCISSIMIAFLLGLVLGNVIQGIPIDQNGDFTGNWLSFVNPYACIVAVTTVALFMMHGAIYLTMKTENRLYAKLTVLVKNTTIFFVICYAVTTVATLLYATHLSEDFKQHPQLFSIPLVAIISVANITRQITKRKYRFAFISSSVTVSLLLILIAIGLYPNIVISTVSPAYNLTVYKAASSAKSLKIMLLFAVIGVPLVATYTTFVFWTFRGKVKLDEHSY, from the coding sequence ATGGAAACAATTTTAGGACTTGATCTGCCAACCTGGTGGTTTTTGGTTGTAGGTGGACTTTTTAGTGGATATGCTATTCTGGATGGTTTTGATTTAGGTGCAGGCGCATTACATTTATTCTTTAACAAAGAAGAGAGCCGACGGATTGTCTTAAATGCAGTCGGGCCTGTTTGGGATGGTAATGAAGTTTGGATTGTAATAGGAGGTGGAGCCTTGTTTGCTGGCTTTCCTTTGGTATATGCTTCTGTATTTTCTGCCTTTTATATACCCTTCATGTTGTTTCTGGTGATGCTGATTTTTCGGGCCATATCCATTGAGTTCAGAAGTAAAGAACCTATGCGTTGGTGGCGACAGCTTTGGGATATTAACTATTGTATATCCAGTATTATGATAGCCTTCCTATTGGGACTCGTATTAGGAAATGTAATCCAGGGTATTCCAATTGACCAGAATGGGGATTTTACAGGCAACTGGTTGTCTTTTGTAAACCCCTATGCATGTATAGTAGCTGTAACAACAGTTGCCTTGTTTATGATGCATGGCGCTATTTACCTTACAATGAAGACCGAAAATCGCTTGTATGCTAAACTGACAGTTCTGGTTAAGAATACGACCATCTTTTTTGTAATCTGTTATGCAGTAACTACAGTAGCCACTTTATTATATGCTACTCATCTCTCTGAAGATTTCAAACAACATCCTCAATTGTTTAGTATTCCGCTTGTTGCTATTATTTCGGTGGCAAACATCACTCGTCAGATTACGAAGCGAAAATATCGTTTTGCTTTTATCTCATCATCTGTTACAGTGAGTCTGTTGTTGATACTGATTGCTATTGGATTATACCCCAATATTGTGATTTCTACAGTATCGCCAGCTTATAATCTGACTGTATATAAAGCTGCCTCTTCTGCAAAATCTCTGAAAATTATGTTACTATTTGCAGTTATTGGTGTACCATTGGTTGCAACCTATACCACATTTGTTTTCTGGACATTCAGAGGTAAGGTAAAGCTGGATGAGCATAGTTATTAG
- a CDS encoding cytochrome ubiquinol oxidase subunit I, whose protein sequence is MDVEFLSRLQFAFTIAFHYIYPPLSIGLGVCLVIMEGLYLKTGKLMYEQMTRFWIKIFALIFGIGVATGIVMEFEFGTNWATYSRYVGDIFGSALAAEGIFAFALESGFLGILIFGWNRVSSRVHFFSTIMVALGSMFSAIWIVVANSWQQTPAGYHIVGEGLNARAEITDFWAMVFNPSSVDRLSHVINGSFLAGSFLVLSVSAFYILNNRYVELSRASFKIGLAVAGIASLLQLFTGHRSADGVAEYQPAKLAAFEGHYDSLAVADMYLVGWVNQKTEEVSGISIPKGLTFLIHQDFTTPVKGLRHFKAENRPTAVNFVFQTYHMMVAIGMILIGLTLLAAWLLWRNKLFTQRWLMIVFAFSVLLPQIGNQVGWYSAEVGRQPWVVYGLLRTSDALSKAVTANQVIFSLLLFTVVYVLLFILFIYLLNKKIQHGPYDEEAQEDIPDASKRDNPLMAH, encoded by the coding sequence ATGGATGTCGAATTTCTCTCCCGTCTGCAATTTGCTTTTACTATAGCTTTTCATTATATCTATCCACCATTAAGTATTGGTTTAGGAGTATGCTTGGTCATTATGGAAGGCCTCTATCTGAAAACAGGGAAACTGATGTATGAACAGATGACTCGTTTTTGGATTAAGATCTTTGCCTTGATTTTTGGTATTGGAGTAGCTACCGGGATTGTGATGGAATTTGAGTTTGGAACAAATTGGGCTACTTATTCTCGATATGTGGGTGATATATTTGGGAGTGCCTTAGCTGCTGAAGGCATATTTGCTTTTGCGCTGGAATCAGGCTTTCTGGGAATTCTGATCTTTGGGTGGAATCGCGTGAGTTCCAGAGTGCATTTCTTTTCTACCATTATGGTTGCATTGGGATCTATGTTTTCTGCTATCTGGATTGTAGTAGCCAACTCATGGCAACAAACCCCGGCAGGGTACCACATTGTAGGAGAGGGATTGAATGCACGTGCTGAAATTACAGATTTCTGGGCTATGGTTTTTAATCCTTCTTCTGTAGACCGACTCTCTCATGTGATCAATGGTTCTTTTTTAGCAGGGTCATTTCTGGTCTTAAGTGTAAGTGCCTTTTATATACTCAATAATCGATATGTCGAACTTTCCAGAGCTTCCTTTAAGATTGGTTTGGCCGTAGCAGGAATAGCTTCTCTGTTGCAACTATTTACCGGACATCGTTCGGCAGATGGTGTGGCAGAGTACCAACCTGCAAAGCTGGCCGCTTTTGAAGGACATTATGATAGTCTGGCTGTGGCAGATATGTATTTGGTAGGTTGGGTGAATCAAAAGACAGAAGAAGTTTCTGGGATCAGCATTCCCAAAGGATTGACTTTTCTGATTCATCAGGATTTTACAACTCCTGTCAAAGGACTTCGTCATTTTAAAGCAGAAAATCGGCCAACAGCAGTGAACTTTGTTTTCCAGACCTATCATATGATGGTCGCCATTGGTATGATTCTGATAGGCTTAACTCTTTTAGCTGCATGGCTTCTCTGGAGAAACAAACTTTTTACGCAACGTTGGTTAATGATTGTCTTTGCGTTCTCTGTTTTACTGCCTCAAATTGGGAATCAGGTAGGATGGTATTCTGCAGAGGTTGGGCGACAACCTTGGGTTGTATATGGTCTGTTGCGTACTTCAGATGCACTATCCAAAGCTGTAACTGCCAATCAGGTTATATTTTCCCTACTATTGTTTACTGTAGTATATGTTCTGCTCTTTATCTTATTTATTTATCTGTTGAATAAAAAGATACAACACGGACCTTATGATGAAGAGGCACAGGAAGATATTCCGGATGCAAGCAAACGTGACAATCCATTGATGGCACATTAG
- the ytxJ gene encoding bacillithiol system redox-active protein YtxJ, translating into MNWIQLTEEKQLQEIEQASHQQPVVIFKHSTRCSISATALGRLERNWNEGEMQSVKAYYLDLISFRTLSTRIAHTFDVAHQSPQILVIQKGECVYNASHWDIAYADVKKQLENLHN; encoded by the coding sequence ATGAACTGGATTCAGCTAACAGAAGAGAAACAATTACAGGAGATTGAACAGGCATCACATCAGCAACCTGTTGTTATATTCAAACATAGTACCCGCTGTTCCATCAGCGCAACAGCATTGGGACGTCTGGAACGCAATTGGAATGAAGGAGAAATGCAAAGTGTGAAGGCGTATTACCTGGATTTGATTTCATTCAGAACTTTATCTACACGAATTGCACATACATTTGATGTGGCACATCAGTCCCCACAAATATTAGTAATTCAAAAAGGTGAATGTGTATACAATGCCTCTCACTGGGATATAGCGTATGCAGATGTAAAGAAGCAACTTGAGAATTTACATAATTAA
- a CDS encoding OsmC family protein produces the protein MPTVSTEYLGHLRTQAKHVASGNTIITDAPLDNHGRGEAFSPTDLTSASLGSCMMTIMGIVAERENLDLAGTTFEVTKTMAADPRRISKIEVNFTIKSNVELSEAQKQKLQNAARTCPVALSLHPDIEQLVTFEF, from the coding sequence ATGCCAACTGTTTCGACGGAATATCTGGGTCATTTACGTACACAGGCCAAACATGTCGCTTCCGGAAATACAATTATCACAGATGCTCCCCTAGACAATCATGGAAGAGGAGAGGCGTTTTCTCCAACTGATCTGACTTCTGCTTCTTTAGGAAGCTGTATGATGACTATTATGGGTATTGTAGCAGAACGGGAAAATCTTGATTTGGCAGGTACTACTTTTGAAGTGACTAAGACGATGGCTGCTGACCCTCGCCGTATTTCTAAAATTGAGGTAAACTTTACAATAAAAAGCAATGTAGAGTTATCTGAAGCACAAAAGCAAAAGCTACAAAATGCTGCTCGTACATGTCCTGTTGCATTGAGCCTGCATCCGGATATTGAACAATTGGTGACATTTGAGTTTTAA
- the lipA gene encoding lipoyl synthase: MIELPVISSEKTRKPDWLRVKLPVGESYRKVRQLVDDHKLHTICQSGNCPNMGECWGAGTATFMILGNVCTRSCSFCAVATGRPNEYDIDEPRRVAEAIKLMGVKHAVITSVNRDELKDRGAEIWYQTVIQVKELSPETTIETLIPDVKGNWEALYRMIEGGQEVVSHNMETVERLYRNVRPQAKYSRSLEQIKRTKEQGKRTKSGIMLGFGETPDEIYKAMDDLAAHGLDILTLGQYLQPTKMHHEVIEFIRPEQFAHYKEEGLKRGLKYVESGPLVRSSYHAERHVNVPI; the protein is encoded by the coding sequence ATGATTGAGTTACCAGTGATTTCTTCTGAGAAAACACGTAAACCTGATTGGCTTCGGGTAAAACTACCTGTTGGGGAAAGCTATCGCAAAGTACGTCAGCTGGTAGATGATCACAAACTGCATACGATCTGCCAGAGTGGAAACTGTCCCAATATGGGTGAATGCTGGGGTGCAGGTACGGCTACCTTTATGATTCTGGGTAATGTCTGTACGCGAAGCTGTTCGTTTTGTGCTGTTGCAACTGGACGCCCTAACGAATATGACATTGATGAACCACGCCGTGTTGCGGAAGCTATCAAGTTAATGGGAGTGAAACATGCTGTTATCACTTCAGTAAACAGAGATGAGCTGAAAGATCGTGGTGCAGAGATATGGTATCAGACAGTGATTCAGGTGAAAGAACTTTCTCCTGAAACTACTATAGAGACATTGATTCCTGATGTAAAAGGAAACTGGGAGGCTCTATATCGTATGATTGAAGGTGGACAAGAGGTTGTATCTCATAATATGGAGACAGTAGAGCGTTTATACCGTAATGTGCGCCCTCAGGCCAAATACAGTCGGAGTCTGGAACAGATCAAACGTACCAAAGAGCAAGGCAAACGTACCAAGTCGGGTATTATGTTAGGATTTGGAGAAACTCCAGATGAAATATACAAAGCAATGGATGACTTGGCTGCACATGGTTTGGATATTCTGACATTGGGTCAATATCTCCAACCAACAAAAATGCACCATGAAGTAATTGAATTCATTCGTCCTGAACAATTTGCTCATTACAAAGAAGAAGGTTTGAAGCGTGGATTAAAGTATGTAGAATCAGGCCCGCTGGTACGTTCCAGCTATCATGCTGAACGCCATGTAAATGTACCAATCTGA
- a CDS encoding vWA domain-containing protein: MVHLDQVLSRLFYKFRLPVSLLSLVGAGFIASSFYQKSTPPPKKPESMAVDNVLQWKIVADNLYYVKERKELYLYVDLKASKAQKKSDRTPLNLSLVLDRSGSMNGDKIKYAREACKFVVDNLEPSDNLSIVVYDDQVDILTASAPVKDKTALKKLIDNVHDRGSTNLSGGMLEGYAQVHKTQQRNYVNRVLLLSDGLANQGITDEKVLQQLARQKNNEDNMTLSAFGVGADFNELLMTNLAEYGSGNYYFIDSPDKIPSIFAKELQGLLSVIAQNTLLRIKFPSKNLSVNKMFGYQGQVKGDELVFDLKDVFSEEQKAILIKFTVTEPLTEDATFASMLTYDDVITFQRVNTSENTKLKVTTDKALFDRSFDKDVLQNIVLFETNERLENAMLEVDHGNFEGAKKMIITLKSEMEVQMKNLPANADLSRQYNTVMEYEKQIENAKTMSSEELKYNQKASRSSNYQIRKKK; this comes from the coding sequence ATGGTACACCTTGATCAGGTACTGTCTAGACTTTTTTATAAGTTCAGACTTCCAGTCTCTTTATTGTCCCTTGTAGGAGCTGGTTTTATTGCCAGTTCTTTTTATCAAAAGTCAACACCTCCACCTAAAAAACCAGAATCTATGGCTGTAGATAATGTATTGCAATGGAAAATAGTAGCCGACAATTTGTATTATGTAAAAGAACGCAAAGAACTTTATTTGTATGTAGACCTGAAAGCATCCAAAGCACAGAAAAAAAGTGACCGAACTCCACTCAACCTATCTCTGGTACTGGACAGAAGTGGTTCGATGAATGGAGATAAGATTAAATACGCACGTGAAGCCTGTAAGTTTGTAGTTGATAATCTGGAGCCAAGTGATAATTTATCTATTGTCGTTTATGATGACCAGGTAGATATATTAACGGCTTCTGCCCCGGTAAAAGATAAAACAGCACTGAAAAAACTGATTGACAATGTACATGACCGAGGTTCTACCAATCTGAGTGGTGGTATGCTGGAAGGTTATGCTCAAGTACATAAAACTCAACAAAGAAACTATGTAAACAGGGTATTATTACTGTCAGATGGACTAGCCAATCAAGGCATTACAGACGAAAAAGTATTACAACAACTGGCCCGGCAGAAAAACAATGAAGACAATATGACACTATCCGCCTTTGGTGTAGGAGCTGATTTTAATGAACTTCTTATGACTAATCTGGCTGAATATGGTAGTGGAAATTATTATTTTATTGACTCTCCGGATAAAATACCTTCCATTTTCGCCAAAGAATTGCAAGGGTTATTGTCAGTGATAGCTCAGAATACCTTATTACGAATCAAATTTCCGAGCAAGAACCTGTCAGTCAACAAGATGTTTGGTTATCAGGGACAGGTAAAAGGTGATGAACTTGTTTTTGATCTGAAAGATGTATTTTCAGAAGAGCAGAAAGCTATCCTGATTAAGTTTACAGTAACGGAACCACTCACAGAAGACGCTACATTTGCTTCTATGTTGACCTATGATGATGTCATTACGTTTCAACGTGTCAATACATCAGAAAATACCAAGTTAAAGGTGACTACAGATAAGGCATTGTTTGATCGTTCGTTTGACAAAGATGTATTACAGAATATTGTTTTATTTGAGACGAATGAACGATTGGAAAATGCCATGCTGGAAGTAGATCATGGTAATTTTGAAGGAGCCAAAAAGATGATTATTACCCTCAAATCAGAGATGGAAGTACAAATGAAAAACCTTCCTGCAAATGCTGATCTGTCACGCCAATATAATACAGTAATGGAATACGAGAAGCAGATTGAGAATGCCAAAACAATGTCTTCTGAAGAACTCAAATACAATCAGAAAGCCTCCCGCAGCTCTAATTATCAGATTCGCAAGAAAAAGTAG